From the genome of Fusarium keratoplasticum isolate Fu6.1 chromosome 11, whole genome shotgun sequence, one region includes:
- a CDS encoding Cytochrome b5 heme-binding domain-containing protein — MSLASCPVSGSAGGQCPVSGTSRAGQMRRGCAFSGMAQPGDIHAAFDIPRGVDVEDWLRTREQKSINELLYTSYPSRKEVDGVKTQQELDNMNANDHHLLAVALGAPARQVMRRAEEIGPQTGWRDGYLSVEHGFCPPDYEEPVSALARSPGRIWSDLCERMPGCCARGRVREAVAALPLVEGTEEFIPDQALWAAVVALGMLCSIYRFEDKHDGKDGVAIQTGTSTRPQCPMGDDLCEELVGIPLCIALPYFQISRRMGRILPHLSFPDQASYNLKIRDPKSNYPYLARFENTDLRWPMFGERAEVAFLKGCADTSASFQHGPDAIAACQEHVMTGNVEGLLHEMIRLKEILERMPNAFHSISPNPNAGDNYVSADRWVRWGLFSAPLSRRCPAASGLQFPPYLMMDAFLGRKTHTSFLGVEAVHLRAWLPSNHRAFIAAIQYHYSIPEFVQRSGDPRLMGVLEGIVEAYAGERGFMGVHRYKVFGILEIAGKTGRTATNGLSGAADATRPWEETHRQFSEAMKERLEPFRGKLDIEPHSMRGTFQECRYVAKVAGCSAIDMDPSRSTALVTLDIRDTGITFAPGDRVAVMPLNSWEECAKMVAALGLDQHLEEPVDTTGMWSRFEQHLSSVKRSSHRQLTVIDILRRGHLAPITKELAVKVHELLHASSNTVLQVLATEEWPVGGSLGDLLQKAITDTPPQIWDKAFSLDNLDWLPELVQLEVPRTYSISSHTNELLPNTVDLTISRAEYKLGSMFSQGQHITRAGVSSGFFNPHPSSAESSILSDDVLLGVSRPVAFQLPIDHMAPCAFFAGGSGIAPFRSFWQHRLQTSGLSGGRNLLYLGVQSRERFCYENELRKLVNMGFMEVHLAFSRDPRGLAHDDVLRDLVEKETPPRYIDSLIIEQGATVCDMVMSKKQGGLGGYLYVCGSVSVFDSVMSGIRKAMYTYRTATMETVDLIINKAFAERRFMLDVFMSPKALPCNLPTISLSNLALHTGHRPGSRMWIAVHGSVYDVTDFCPMHPGGTLIIKSNAGVDCTNSFDNLAHTNNPEVSSLLTRYFIGHLSPKPDYHGDTELSTLHDLWSAYLRVTVETLVAHQFEMHEIMGASIDSPSAHDPNGITNIWLREGLPNIIALRTFYGYQSRLLQGGFAALFGPKLEELVLRLSFSFASAGGPGAAYKLPDILGTIARAKTSQDAAHSTKEISSLGDFICDPSSELRFQERGVFSYATKSVQLDIELLENLRQEACNGMDAFESIASVLDSPDKFDADSTPIAALSAFLLQTLERMAHRLSMFYAQLARLSVYQPELEHNPARTRWASVRRCIRDGTFFVLTQAVDTEALMDGQSNSYYMSGKSRQKTHFESILSQVNERINSSSAEEPSKTAQPTSVNAIHHERGRTVTKDTTVASAASRLNVGAIASMESFMKKNKTEIRRLSTMPSPFQLEHLQKALSSMNPNALASSHGVSVGKMPGYDSLMSLASRTTGSSRKSSFSAASSAGSLTPYPNMQGPPTPPSDANMALQMKLVGLNRRQRTQSTTSMHNFTSASEVAMPSDDESDAGLTAASFAQHSFVRDSFTRDAFVRDWIVGVSQGWGRESTHLLPNLDSVIDPLRHGSSQISLQGFSGSPHEPRQRQEPPIDGYNERFRNPEVGQAELIGVGSVIQGYTGRPLRDDLSEADKESDEDSSSQHGSAGPSNFKPSFNSQVRKFVNEGLHSLWDSEQGRQIQEVTSEILYSLPDSIEIVENPARSLTKRLRDFIHIWFGSEWDWSLLGPSRNLPLGYTLLVWKCVCQDTRIVAVPELFAQGLVEIRKPLSHGGSPQSQSSRNLQPYPRQSPVPMQQSPVIATAPSVVIPMPVNIRHVHFMVDSDGLRHRAFESQFLSNEQLFDRLRLDYRQLKGWFRTWFGLSIFSHCDFYRFEMWTYDRFCERERGIPPHSEDGYFYEPRPMDSEPPISKHEFYDRSYQRVAHERLMATHGSLYNDHDAVDRIPQKEGLDDIGTRGRQQFWGIIAREKKSGLRMLIYILVSSLPGLIFLFLWLFVLDQDGLQDASTLLILSFTLLGVVYAAQLL; from the exons ATGTCGCTCGCATCTTGCCCCGTCTCCGGCTCAGCTGGTGGACAATGTCCCGTCAGCGGAACTTCACGCGCAGGTCAAATGCGCCGCGGATGCGCATTCTCAGGCATGGCCCAGCCTGGAGACATTCATGCCGCATTTGAT ATTCCccgtggtgttgatgttgaagattgGCTTCGCACAAG AGAACAAAAGTCAATCAACGAATTGCTCTACACCAGCTACCCGTCCCGAAAAGAGGTCGACGGAGTCAAGACCCAGCAAGAGCTCGACAACATGAACGCCAACGACCATCATTTGCTCGCCGTTGCCCTCGGAGCCCCAGCACGACAAGTAATGCGACGTGCAGAGGAGATTGGTCCCCAGACTGGATGGCGCGATGGATACCTCAGTGTTGAACACGGCTTCTGTCCTCCCGACTATGAGGAACCCGTCAGCGCTCTGGCGAGGTCTCCGGGAAGGATATGGTCCGATCTGTGTGAGCGCATGCCGGGATGTTGCGCTCGAGGAAGAGTGAGGGAGGCGGTTGCTGCGTTGCCCCTAGTCGAAGGCACCGAAGAGTTCATTCCCGACCAAGCTCTTTGGGCCGCGGTCGTGGCTCTCGGTATGCTCTGCTCCATCTACCGATTCGAAGACAAGCACGACGGAAAAGATGGAGTGGCAATTCAAACCGGGACATCAACCAGACCCCAATGCCCAATGGGCGATGACCTCTGCGAGGAACTTGTGGGAATTCCCCTCTGCATCGCCCTTCCATACTTCCAGATTTCTCGAAGGATGGGTAGGATCTTGCCCCATCTCTCATTTCCCGACCAGGCTTCATACAACCTCAAGATTCGGGACCCCAAGTCCAACTATCCGTATCTTGCGAGATTCGAAAACACAGATCTCAGATGGCCAATGTTTGGGGAAAGGGCCGAGGTGGCATTTCTCAAGGGATGCGCCGACACATCTG CCTCATTTCAACATGGCCCAGATGCAATCGCCGCTTGTCAAGAGCACGTCATGACCGGCAATGTCGAGGGCTTGCTTCACGAGATGATCCGTCTCAAGGAAATTCTCGAGAGAATGCCCAATGCCTTTCACAGCATCTCACCAAATCCTAACGCGGGAGACAACTATGTCTCTGCTGATCGATGGGTCAGATGGGGACTCTTTTCTGCGCCCTTGTCTAGGCGATGCCCGGCGGCATCTGGTCTTCAGTTCCCTCCATACCTGATGATGGATGCATTCTTGGGCCGAAAGAC ACACACATccttcctcggcgtcgaggcCGTCCATCTTAGAGCATGGCTCCCCTCCAACCACCGCGCCTTCATAGCCGCCATCCAATACCACTACTCCATCCCTGAGTTCGTCCAAAGATCTGGCGACCCCCGCCTTATGGGTGTCCTGGAAGGCATCGTCGAAGCCTATGCCGGCGAACGTGGCTTCATGGGAGTCCACAGATACAAAGTCTTTGGCATCCTCGAAATCGCAGGCAAAACAGGACGCACGGCGACAAACGGCCTTTCGGGGGCTGCTGATGCGACGAGACCTTGGGAGGAGACTCATCGACAGTTTTCGGAGGCTATGAAAGAGAGGCTTGAGCCTTTTCGGGGAAAGCTTGATATTGAGCCTCATTCTATGCGTGGCACTTTTCAGGAGTGTCGGTATGTGGCCAAAGTGGCTGGTTGCTCTGCCATCGACATGGATCCGAGCCGTTCAACCGCCCTGGTCACTCTTGATATCAGAGACACTGGTATCACTTTCGCTCCCGGAGATCGTGTGGCAGTGATGCCTCTGAACAGCTGGGAGGAATGCGCAAAGATGGTGGCGGCACTTGGGCTTGATCAGCACCTCGAGGAGCCAGTTGACACTACAGGCATGTGGTCGCGCTTCGAGCAACACCTATCTTCCGTGAAAAGAAGTTCTCACAGGCAACTGACCGTCATCGACATTCTTCGACGTGGCCATCTCGctcccatcaccaaagaACTTGCTGTCAAGGTGCATGAGCTGCTGCATGCCTCGTCCAATACGGTATTGCAAGTTCTAGCGACTGAGGAGTGGCCTGTTGGAGGTTCTCTGGGTGACCTCCTCCAGAAAGCCATCACAGACACGCCGCCTCAAATCTGGGACAAGGCCTTCAgtctcgacaacctggacTGGCTGCCTGAGCTGGTGCAGCTCGAAGTTCCTCGCACCtactccatctccagccacACCAACGAGTTGCTCCCCAACACAGTTGACTTGACCATTTCTCGCGCTGAGTACAAACTGGGCTCCATGTTCTCTCAAGGGCAGCACATTACTCGGGCTGGTGTTTCGAgtggcttcttcaacccgCACCCATCATCAGCTGAGAGCTCAATCTTGTCAGATGACGTTCTACTTGGCGTTTCAAGGCCGGTTGCTTTCCAGCTCCCCATTGATCACATGGCTCCCTGTGCATTCTTCGCCGGAGGCAGTGGTATTGCACCCTTCCGAAGTTTCTGGCAACACAGGCTTCAAACATCAGGGTTGTCTGGAGGCCGCAATCTGCTATACCTCGGAGTTCAATCTCGTGAGAGATTCTGCTACGAAAATGAGCTTCGGAAGTTGGTCAACATGGGATTTATGGAGGTGCATCTTGCCTTCTCCCGAGATCCCCGTGGTTTGGCACATGATGATGTACTCCGAGATCTCGTGGAAAAGGAGACGCCGCCTCGTTATATCGATTCCTTGATCATTGAGCAGGGAGCCACAGTCTGCGACATGGTCATGTCCAAGAAGCAAGGCGGTCTCGGAGGCTACCTCTACGTCTGTGGTTCAGTGTCCGTGTTTGACTCTGTTATGAGCGGCATCCGCAAGGCCATGTACACATACCGCACAGCAACCATGGAAACGgtcgacctcatcatcaacaaggcctTTGCAGAGCGACGGTTCATGCTGGACGTTTTCATGTCTCCCAAGGCCCTTCCTTGCAACCTCCCCACCATCTCTCTCTCCAACCTGGCTCTTCATACCGGTCATCGCCCAGGATCTCGGATGTGGATTGCTGTCCATGGAAGCGTTTACGATGTCACTGACTTTTGTCCTATGCATCCTGGAGGaactctcatcatcaagtctAATGCGGGTGTTGACTGCACAAATTCGTTTGACAACCTCGCGcacaccaacaaccccgagGTATCGAGTCTCCTGACAAGGTACTTTATCGGTCACTTGTCTCCCAAGCCCGATTATCATGGAGACACGGAGCTGTCGACCCTTCATGATCTTTGGTCAGCTTACCTACGAGTCACCGTCGAGACTCTCGTAGCTCATCAATTCGAGATGCACGAGATTATGGGGGCTTCTATCGACTCACCATCTGCTCACGACCCCAACGGTATCACCAACATCTGGCTTCGCGAAGGTCTTCCCAACATCATCGCTCTTCGAACCTTTTACGGCTATCAAAGCCGTCTCTTGCAAGGCGGCTTCGCAGCTCTCTTCGGCCCCAAGCTAGAAGAGTTAGTCCTCCGCCTCTCTTTCAGCTTTGCCAGTGCTGGAGGACCAGGAGCGGCATATAAATTGCCTGATATTCTTGGAACAATTGCTCGAGCCAAGACAAGTCAAGACGCAGCTCACAGCACGAAGGAGATCAGTTCCCTCGGAGACTTCATCTGTGATCCCAGCTCCGAGTTGCGCTTCCAAGAACGAGGAGTCTTTTCCTACGCCACCAAGAGCGTGCAGCTCGATATTGAGCTTTTGGAAAATCTccgacaagaagcttgtAACGGTATGGATGCCTTTGAGAGCATTGCCTCCGTCCTTGACTCTCCAGACAAGTTTGACGCCGATTCCACTCCTATCGCTGCATTGTCCGCCTTCCTCCTGCAGACTCTTGAGAGAATGGCACATCGGTTGTCCATGTTCTATGCTCAGTTGGCTCGTCTCTCAGTTTACCAACCCGAGCTTGAGCATAACCCTGCGCGCACGCGATGGGCTTCTGTTCGACGATGCATCCGCGATGGTACCTTTTTCGTTCTCACCCAAGCTGTCGACACTGAAGCTTTGATGGACGGCCAGTCAAACTCATATTACATGTCTGGAAAGTCAAGGCAGAAAACTCACTTCGAGAGTATTCTATCGCAAGTCAACGAGCGTATCAATTCATCTTCTGCAGAGGAACCTTCTAAGACAGCCCAACCAACTTCAGTCAACGCGATTCATCACGAGAGGGGCAGGACCGTTACCAAAGATACCACCGTCGCCTCAGCTGCATCTCGTCTGAACGTCGGAGCGATTGCAAGCATGGAAAGCTtcatgaagaagaacaagaccGAAATTCGCCGTCTTAGCACCATGCCAAGTCCTTTCCAGCTGGAGCATCTCCAGAAGGCACTCTCTTCGATGAACCCCAACGCTCTGGCTTCCAGTCACGGGGTGTCCGTGGGTAAAATGCCCGGGTACGATAGTCTCATGTCTCTGGCCTCTCGGACAACTGGCTCTTCTAGAAAGAGCTCATTCAGTGCCGCTTCCAGCGCAGGCTCTCTAACGCCATACCCCAACATGCAAGGACCACCAACGCCACCTAGCGATGCAAATATGGCGCTGCAAATGAAGCTGGTGGGACTAAACAGAAGGCAACGCACTCAGTCCACGACGTCCATGCACAACTTCACGTCGGCCTCTGAG GTTGCAATGCCCTCTGATGATGAGTCTGACGCAGGTCTCACCGCGGCCTCGTTCGCCCAACACTCGTTCGTCAGAGACTCGTTCACCAGAGACGCGTTCGTCAGAGACTGGATCGTCGGAGTCTCACAAGGCTGGGGACGAG AATCCACACACTTGCTACCTAATTTGGACTCAGTCATAGATCCCCTTCGGCATGGGTCCAGTCAAATTTCTCTCCAGGGTTTTTCAGGGTCACCCCACGAGCCccgacaaagacaagagCCTCCTATTGATGGATACAACGAGCGCTTCCGTAATCCGGAGGTGGGCCAGGCTGAGCTCATAGGGGTCGGATCTGTCATACAAGGTTATACAGGTCGCCCACTTAGAGATGACCTGAGTGAAGCGGACAAAGAGTCGGACGAGGATTCATCCAGTCAGCACGGTTCAGCCGGCCCTTCTAATTTTAAACCCTCGTTCAATTCGCAGGTAAGGAAATTTGTCAACGAAGGTCTACATTCTCTGTGGGATTCGGAGCAGGGCCGACAGATTCAAGAGGTCACATCAGAGATCCTGTATTCCCTTCCAGATAGCATCGAGATTGTGGAGAATCCAGCACGTTCCTTGACGAAAAGACTGAGAGATTTCATCCACATCTGGTTTGGAAGCGAATGGGATTGGTCGCTTCTTGGTCCATCGAGGAACCTACCTCTTGGATATACTCTATTAGTCTGGAAATGT GTTTGCCAAGACACTCGGATAGTGGCCGTGCCTGAGTTGTTCGCCCAAGGGCTAGTGGAAATCAGAAA GCCACTGAGCCATGGCGGCAGccctcaatctcagtctTCCCGCAATTTACAGCCCtatcctcgtcaaagtcctGTACCAATGCAGCAGTCTCCTGTCATCGCTACGGCTCCTTCAGTCGTCATACCTATGCCAGTGAACATTAGACATGTTCACTTCATGGTCGACTCGGATGGACTTCGTCATCGGGCATTCGAATCTCAATTTCTGTCCAACGAACAACTTTTTGACAGACTGCGCCTTGACTACCGCCAGCTAAAAGGGTGGTTTAGGACATGGTTTGGGTTATCAATATTCTCACATTGCGATTTTTACAGG TTCGAAATGTGGACATACGACCGATTTTGCGAGAGGGAACGTGGCATTCCTCCCCACTCGGAAGATGGGTATTTCTACGAGCCCAGACCCATGGACAGTGAACCCCCGATCTCCAAGCACGAGTTTTACGACCGTTCCTACCAAAGAGTCGCACACGAGCGGCTCATGGCAACTCATGGGAGTCTGTACAATGACCATGACGCTGTGGATAGGATCCCGCAGAAAGagggcctcgacgacatcgGAACTCGAGGTCGGCAACAGTTTTGGGGCATCATCGCCCgggagaagaagtcggggttgaggatgttgatTTACATTCTCGTTTCGTCCCTTCCTGGCCTCATATTTCTGTTCTTGTGGTTGTTCGTTCTGGACCAGGATGGCCTTCAAGATGCGTCAACCCTACTCATCCTTTCTTTCACTTTGCTCGGCGTCGTATACGCGGCACAACTACTTTAG
- a CDS encoding MFS domain-containing protein, which translates to MKFFKRHEQAGEEQHLERKHTTNDAAEQKVTFIACFLGLVASIGGFKFGYVSGQISGFFMMDDYSRRFGELQDDGSYTFSAVRQGTIVGLLSAGCLIGSLIAGNLADSIGRRLTISLTALSTCIGTIIEISSTTHWVQFAVGRLVTGFGIGSLSVVVPMYQSESSPAIIRGILVSCYQLFVTLGIWTAEMVNWGTEAKTDSASWRIPNGLSFLWSLILGAGILFLPESPRYAYRKGREEEARNTIARLAGLEPNAPSVNRQIAEMQEKLEEERALPDTKWHEIFTGPRMAYRTTLGIVLQAGQQLTGINFFFYFGTTIFASTGLSNSYVTQLILGSVNCACTFAALYIVQKCGRRNALMVGGAWMMMCFFVYAFVGHFALDSEDPLNTPAAGAVLVTFSCLAIAAFATTWGPLVWAVVAELYPSQYRSRCMALATAANWLWNFLISFFTRFIVDAIDYFYGLVFAGCCAALVAIVFFFLIESKDRTLEEIDTMYMQHVNPITSSKWDPNTQSNKGRGGQTTDEEHSS; encoded by the exons ATGAAGTTCTTTAAACGCCACGAACAGGCGGGTGAGGAGCAACACCTAGAGAGGAAGCACACCACCAACGATGCGGCTGAACAAAAGGTTACCTTCATTgcctgcttcttgggtcTTGTTGCCTCCATTGGTGGCTTCAAGTTTGGCTATGTCAG TGGCCAGATTTCCGGCTTCTTCATGATGGACGACTACTCCCGCCGCTTCGGAGAGCTACAAGACGATGGATCATACACATTTAGTGCTGTCCGCCAGGGAACAATCGTCGGTCTGCTCAGCGCTGGCTGTCTGATTGGATCTCTTATCGCTGGAAACCTCGCCGACTCTATTGGCCGCCGCCTTACCATTTCCCTCACAGCTCTGTCGACCTGCATCGGTACCATCATCGAAATCTCGTCTACGACGCATTGGGTTCAATTCGCCGTCGGTCGACTTGTTACAGGCTTTGGAATTGGATCTCTTTCTGTCGTGGTGCCCATGTACCAGAGTGAGAGTTCTCCCGCCATCATCCGAGGTATCCTCGTTTCGTGCTATCAGCTCTTTGTGACGCTGGGCATCTGGACTGCTGAGATGGTCAACTGGGGTACCGAAGCCAAGACCGACTCTGCATCTTGGAGAATCCCCAATggtctctccttcttgtggTCTCTGATCCTTGGCGCTGGTATCCTATTCCTCCCTGAGAGTCCCCGATATGCCTACCGAAAGGGTcgtgaggaggaagctcgAAACACCATTGCTCGTCTGGCTGGTCTTGAGCCCAATGCTCCTAGTGTCAACCGCCAGATTGCCGAGATgcaggagaagcttgaagaagagcgagCTTTGCCTGACACAAAGTGGCACGAGATCTTCACTGGCCCCCGTATGGCTTACCGTACCACGCTCGGAATTGTTCTCCAGGCTGGTCAGCAGCTTACCGGtatcaacttcttcttc TACTTTGGcaccaccatctttgccTCTACTGGTCTGAGCAACAGTTACGTCAcccagctcatcctcggatCCGTCAACTGCGCCTGCACATTCGCCGCTCTCTACATTGTGCAAAAGTGTGGTCGTCGTAATGCTCTCATGGTCGGCGGTgcctggatgatgatgtgttTCTT CGTCTACGCCTTTGTCGGACACTTTGCCCTCGACAGTGAAGATCCTCTCAACACTCCTGCGGCTGGTGCTGTTCTCGTCACCTTCTCTTGTCTGGCTATCGCTGCCTTTGCTACGACATGGGGTCCTCTCGTCTGGGCTGTTGTTGCCGAGCTTTATCCCTCGCAGTATCGTAGCCGCTGTATGGCTCTCGCCACGGCTGCCAACTGGCTCTGGAACTTTCTCATCTCTTTCTT CACCCGCTTCATCGTTGATGCCATCGACTACTTCTACGGCCTCGTCTTTGCCGGATGTTGTGCCGccctcgtcgccatcgtcttcttcttcctcatcgagTCCAAGGACCGTActctggaggagattgacacCATGTATATGCAGCACGTCAACCCCATCACCTCGAGCAAGTGGGACCCCAACACCCAGAGCAACAAGGGCCGTGGAGGTCAGACGACGGATGAGGAACATTCGTCTTAA
- a CDS encoding Pectate lyase, with the protein MKFTAAFVAALVGTSSAAVTKTLPKSAGSTSFPTAVPVKGSYDGGMKRFERSPSVCKGQDETGEKDAMFILENGATLSNVIIGASQAEGVHCKGTCTLNNVWWADVCEDAVTLKQTSGTSYINGGGAFHADDKIIQFNGRGTVHVKDFYAEDYGKLSRSCGNCKDNGGPRNVIVENSVAVDGGVLCGINTNYGDTCKIINSCQNKGKNCDRYEGNSSGKEPTKIGSGPDGKYCTVSGFTTNC; encoded by the exons atgaagttcACTGCTGCTTTCGTCGCTGCCCTTGTTGGCACCAGCTCTGCTGCCGTCACCAAGACTCTCCCCAAGAGTGCTGGTTCTACTTCTTTCCCCACTGCCGTTCCTGTCAAGGGTAGCTACGATGGTGGCATGAAGCGATTCGAGCGAAGCC CTTCCGTCTGCAAGGGGCAGGATGAGACTGGAGAGAAGGATGCCATGTTCATTCTTGAGAATGGTGCCACCCTCTCCAATGTCATCATTGGTGCTTCCCAGGCCGAGGGTGTCCACTGCAAGGGAACTTG CACCCTCAACAACGT CTGGTGGGCCGATGTCTGTGAGGATGCTGTCACCCTCAAGCAGACCAGCGGAACCTCTTACATcaacggtggtggtgcttTCCACGCCGATGACAAGATCATCCAGTTCAACGGCCGCGGAACCGTCCACGTCAAGGACTTCT ACGCCGAGGACTACGGCAAGCTCTCCCGCAGCTGCGGAAACTGCAAGGACAACGGCGGTCCCCGCAACGTCATCGTCGAGAACTCTGTTGCCGTCGACGGCGGTGTCCTCTgcggcatcaacaccaactaTGGCGACACCTGCAAGATCATCAACTCTTGCCagaacaagggcaagaacTGCGACCGCTACGAGGGCAACTCGAGTGGCAAGGAGCCCACCAAGATTGGCTCTGGCCCTGATGGCAAGTATTGCACTGTTAGTGGCTTCACCACGAACTGCTAA
- a CDS encoding HET domain-containing protein yields MVGVEENGATGTYIVLPSDPREVWLGPLSTVLSAQYWTRLWIAQEFLLASEPILLFQNFQIGARRLGIFVGSVLDDDRIEDLTTLPGWKYFFWRLIRYEAVSDTSKPSQHHPSDQSASLASLIPKFATSGCQDKRDRVYALLSLADDGDLGLVNYSIGEDVVFRNTMALMKRHKRPLDELLLIGEALVESLELWPATRPSSSSLEINFDGFEDITLPIWGCTTLETYNKRPEAQDARETIETTCMFVGIRDGPDVHVFEYSVEKPKERPIVKYSRAYEYLRGRPPASFVPVSDLEVMHFWLENMPSEALHYFTNADDSTRPLWNWTAREFDISGFATDESAEQTDRDILPALRVVDSMRSSACLPWEGYRTSRVAQPFLATFKWSLLDNTREYQHDNSIPLSVQHPRSTTFRLDVKKYMKIYGGKE; encoded by the exons ATGGTAGGAGTTGAAGAGAACGGCGCTAC TGGCACATATATAGTGCTCCCTAGCGATCCCCGAGAGGTTTGGCTAGGTCCGCTGTCCACCGTTTTGTCGGCTCAGTACTGGACACGACTGTGGATTGCCCAGGAGTTTCTTTTAGCCAGTGAGCCGATACTTCTTTTTCAAAACTTTCAGATTGGTGCCCGCAGACTCGGCATATTTGTTGGGTCTGTTCTGGATGACGACCGTATCGAAGACTTGACGACCCTCCCAGGATGGAAGTACTTTTTTTGGCGGTTGATACGTTATGAGGCCGTGTCCGATACCTCGAAGCcctctcaacatcatccCAGTGATCAATCTGCATCACTCGCATCACTGATACCAAAATTTGCCACATCGGGTTGTCAAGACAAAAGAGACCGTGTTTACGCCCTCCTGTCActtgcagatgatggagatctTGGACTGGTCAACTACAGCATCGGTGAGGACGTTGTATTTCGGAACACTATGGCCCTGATGAAACGCCATAAAAGGCCGCTAGACGAGCTACTTCTCATCGGGGAAGCATTGGTCGAGTCTTTGGAGCTTTGGCCAGCAACACGcccctcttcttccagccTAGAGATCAACTTTGATGGCTTTGAAGATATTACACTGCCGATCTGGGGCTGCACGACTCTGGAGACGTATAATAAGAggccagaagctcaagatgcccGTGAAACTATCGAGACAACTTGCATGTTCGTGGGGATCCGTGACGGACCGGATGTACACGTCTTCGAATACTCGGTAGAGAAACCGAAGGAGAGACCTATCGTCAAGTATTCTCGGGCTTATGAATACTTGCGGGGCCGACCTCCAGCATCCTTTGTCCCCGTCTCGGACCTCGAGGTGATGCATTTCTGGCTGGAGAATATGCCTAGCGAAGCCTTGCACTACTTCACCAATGCGGATGACAGCACTCGTCCACTGTGGAACTGGACGGCTCGAGAATTCGATATTTCGGGCTTCGCCACAGATGAATCAGCAGAACAAACCGATCGTGACATTTTGCCAGCACTGCGGGTAGTCGATTCAATGAGATCCTCTGCATGTCTACCCTGGGAGGGATACCGCACCTCCCGGGTTGCTCAGCCTTTTCTCGCAACTTTTAAGTGGAGCCTACTCGATAATACCCGGGAATACCAACACGATAACTCTATTCCTCTGTCAGTTCAACACCCGCGGTCAACAACGTTCCGTTTGGACGTCAAGAAGTACATGAAAATATATGGGGGGAAAGAATAA
- a CDS encoding PNPLA domain-containing protein gives MVYAPITRHAKGLRLLALDGGGVRGIMALEVLRELMLRVQKRKGLAEIPRPADYFELAGGTSTGGIMGIMLFRLRMSVDDTIAQYDKIAKDIFSPRLYGYNISWAPFSSYLNNSKAVFSDSRFDGGALSKAIDDVVEKYGLDENDKKLKGSAPLQHEGGARMFCCTTAQNRAESVLLRSYKDKTIYTKSKLNTAMQNHGDQMTISLAARATSAAPTFFPEVKFPETNPELVFWDGGLLNNNPIDQLWYTRFELVDPKDAAPAISCVISPGTGYVSPAKAKKSWFKLVGVASKVMDFATNTNAKGKDFSRHMTHLNQRDEHRETKYIRFNPYLKEEIGLDEYLRMEDLKKIAKEDMKKDTNQEFIEKAVDAICA, from the exons ATGGTCTACGCTCCCATCACAAGACACGCCAAGGGCCTGCGcctccttgctcttgatggAGGTGGTGTCCGAGGCATCATGGCCCTCGAGGTCCTCAGAGAACTCATGCTCCGAGTTCAGAAGCGAAAGGGTCTTGCCGAGATTCCCCGCCCGGCAGACTACTTTGAGCTCGCTGGAGGCACCAGCACTGGCGGCATCATGGGCATCATGCTCTTCCGTCTGCGCATGTCCGTCGACGACACCATCGCGCAGTACGACAAGATCGCCAAGGACATCTTTAGCCCTAGGCTCTACGGATACAATATCAGTTGGGCGCCTTTCTCATCGTacctcaacaacagcaaggCGGTTTTCTCTGACAGCCGCTTTGATGGTGGTGCTTTGAGCAAGGCTATTGACGATGTGGTTGAGAAGTACGGTCTCGATGAGAACGACAAGAAGTTGAAGGGAAGCGCCCCTCTCCAGCACGAAGGAGGTGCTCGGAT GTTCTGCTGCACAACCGCCCAAAACAGGGCCGAGTCGGTGCTGCTCCGATCCTACAAGGACAAGACTATCTACACCAAGTCAAAGCTCAACACTGCCATGCAGAACCACGGAGACCAGATGACCATCAGCTTGGCCGCCCGAGCTACATCAGCTGCCCCTACCTTCTTCCCTGAAGTAAAGTTCCCCGAAACCAACCCCGAGTTGGTCTTCTGGGACGGCGGtcttctcaacaacaaccccatCGATCAGCTGTGGTACACGAGATTTGAGCTCGTTGACCCCAAGGACGCTGCCCCTGCCATCTCATGTGTTATCAGCCCGGGCACGGGCTATGTGAGCCCTGCAAAGGCGAAGAAGTCCTGGTTCAAGCTTGTTGGAGTTGCTTCCAAGGTGATGGACTTTGCCACAAACACCAatgccaagggcaaggactTTTCGCGACACATGACACATCTCAACCAACGCGATGAGCACAGGGAAACGAAGTATATCCGTTTCAACCCTtatctcaaggaggagataGGCCTGGATGAGTATCTCCGAATGGAGGATCTTaagaagattgccaaggaggATATGAAGAAGGACACCAACCAGGAGTTTATTGAGAAGGCTGTGGATGCCATTTGCGCTTAG